The genomic interval AATTTTAGGATGCAAACTAGGCTCGCCTCCTGTTAAGTGAACCTCAGAAATATTTAATTCTCTCGTAACTTCAAGAAAATCTGAGAAAAATGTTTTATCGAAAAAGTCAACATTTTGTATGAGTTTCTGATTTCAATTACCGGTTCCTTCATTGTGACACCACCAACAATGATAATAATATCCATTACCAGGAAGAAAACTGGAAAAATTTTTGAAATTTTCTTCATATTTAGACTTCCTTTCAGTTTTTATTTATTGTACAATAAATAAAACTAAGTCACCTTTTGTTGGGAAAATGGGAAAAATTATGAAATCAAAACTTGGCATCACACTTAGAAAAGTTCGTAACGGCAAACAAATCAGTCTATGCTCTGTTGCTGATGAGCATCTTTCAAAATCGCAAATATCTCGTTTTGAACGTGGAGAGTCAGAAATATCATGTATCCGATTGATCAATATTTTAGACAAATTACACATTACTTTGGATGAGTTTCTTATTTTACACAATGAAGGCTATACCAAAACCGAATCATTCGCCAATTTGGTCC from Staphylococcus sp. MI 10-1553 carries:
- a CDS encoding SHP2/SHP3 family peptide pheromone, with product MKKISKIFPVFFLVMDIIIIVGGVTMKEPVIEIRNSYKMLTFSIKHFSQIFLKLREN